Part of the Suncus etruscus isolate mSunEtr1 chromosome 20, mSunEtr1.pri.cur, whole genome shotgun sequence genome, CTTTACACTAATGTCCCTCAATCTGGGACCTGGGTTCCCAGGATGTTCCAAGAGGTCAcgtgaaaattttataaatggaGTTTTGTACACAGTACAAAACTGGATGGTCAACCAGTAGGACAGGGTGCAGGGAGATAGGAAGGAAACAAGTTCAGAAGTGGCTCTcttaggggcaggagtgatagctcagccttgcatgcagttgacccagaatgaaccacagttcgatccccggcatcccatgtggtcccccaagtcaggagcaatttctgaccacattgccagaaataacccctgagcatcaccgggcatggcccaaaacaacaacaacaacaacaacaacaacaacaaagtggcTCTCTTactattttctcttatttcattCAATTCcactgtctatttcttttttgctttcagGTCACACCTGCAGGTGCTCcagcttacttctgactgtacgctcaggaatgactcctggcattgTTATAGGAATATTATATATGTCGGGACCCAACCCAAGTTAGATTGgatcaaatgctctacccactgtactatctctcctctctAGCCCCACATTAGCTATTCTTTAAATATACAAGGCACATGCAGGGTTTTTACATTTGCTGATTATTTTGTTATGATCCTAGGTTTGAACCCTTACACTGTGAGACATGATATCTAACAGTGGCCCATGTCCCCGGACTTGCATCTCCTAAATTCTTTCTGGCACATTCTCCCCTAGATATCTGCCAAGGTCATTTTtctctcacctctttttttttttttggggggggtcacacccggtggcgctcaggttttactcctggctctgtgctcagaaatcgccctggcaggctcgggggaccatatacacccgactgctgtgctatctctccagcccctctctcacCTCTTCTTCCTTGTTCAAATCTTGACtatgagaaggaagagagaactcAAAGGTTTAGAGATGCTTTGAATGTAGGAGGCATGAGTTTAATACCATATATGCATGATCTCCTAAATACTGCTGGagccacccctgagcacctccaggtatacaCCAGATAAAACAACTAAATATTGACTAGTATTTTCTGTTTAATGACTCATTCACTGGCAATCTATTATATTTAGGGGTTTGCCACACTTTGTagtgtcagggcttactcaggcagcttctgtgctcaaagatcactggtggtgcttggaggaaccaaatatggtgccaggatgcaagacaaacaccttattcCCTGAATGATCTCTTCAAACccccatattattattttttttttggtttttgggtcacacccggtgatgcttggggggtcattcctggctatgcacttagaaatcgctactggcttgggggaccatatgggatgcctagatattgaactgcggtctgtcctaggttagcatgtgcaaggcaaactccctaccgcttgtgccactgctctggcccctctagtatcattttttgtttgttttggggggacatcTGAATATGATCAGTGCCAacaactccaggctctgtgctcatggattactccatACATAGTGCCAGGCTTTGAACGTAGGATAGCTAtactcaaggaatctttttttgtttgtttgtttgtttgtttgtttgtttctgggccacgcctggtaacttatggctctgtgctcagaaattaatcctagcAGGCGtggggtaccatctgggatgctagggatgaaaTCTGGCtcgacaacatgcaaggcaaatgccttacctgatgtGCATCACTCTAACcctgtctttttatatttttatatttatacttggtggtgctctggggttactcctgtgctcagaaagtgctcctagcaggctcagggaccatacatacatatggaatgcctggatcaaacctgggtcgactgcgtgaaagacaaatgtcctacccatgctatcactctggctcctttttagctttctgctttttttgtttgtttgtttgtttgtttttatttttgggtcacacctggcagtgctcaaaggttactcctggctctccgctcagaaatcgctcctggcaggctcaggggaccatataggatgacaggattcgaaccactgtccttctgcatgcaaggcacataccatgcctccatgctatctttcctaccccgtctttctttttttttttaattaaaaaaattgttggtggggccagagtgatagcgtagcatttgccttgcacatggtagaccaggttcaatccccatcatcctaaATGGACTCCCAatcctaacaggagtgatttctgagcacagagccaggagtaacccctaaacactgctggtgtgacccaacaccccacaactgttattattattattgcttgtttatttgtttgtttttgagctactgGCAGTTTTCAGTCACTCCTggtaagccacgtgcaaggcaagcaccctacccaccctACCTACATACTATAGcacttggttctgcactcagaagctactcctggaaggcttgggagaccatatggatgtcaaggatggggatggaacccaggtcagctgtatgctgtatgtcctactcactgcactatcactcaccCCACCCaccaaggtttttatttttagatttttttttttttttggtttttgggtcacacctggcagtgctcaggggttattcctggctccaggctcagaaattgctcctggcaggcacaggggaccatatggggcgccgggattcaaaccgatgacctcctgcatgaaaggcaaatgccttacctccatgctatctctccggcccccttatttttagattttaattaatttatttatttatttattttggtttttgggccacacccggtaacgctcaggggttactcctggctatgcgatcagaagttgctcctggcttgggggaccatatgggacgccgggggatcgaaccgcggtccgtccaagctagcgcaagcaaggcaggcaccttacctccagcgccaccgcccggcccagattttaatttatttttaaatgttgtgctgacacctggtggttctcagcattttatttctgactgcattcagggatcactcttaggcaactcgggaaatcatatggggtgctagggattaagcccagtcaggccacatgcaaggcaagtgtactacaAGCTATTACTACATTTCCAGCCCCAGTagggaattttttgtttgcttgtttgttttgctttttgggccacaccctgtgacgctcaggggttacttctggctatgcgctcaggattgctcctggctagggggaccatatgggatgctggggatggaaccaaggttcatcctggatctgccgcgtgcaaggcaaacgccctactgctgtgttatcgttcTGGCCCTCCAGTAGGGCATTTTTAAAGCTGTGTACGATGatggcttttattttaattattgggAGAAGAGAGGGCTCAggagttgggccacatccagctgttctcagggcttatttctggctctgtgaaaATCAATTCCCTGAGTCATACTGATTGATAGCAACCCAGATTGGAATGGCAATCTTTGTGTAATGTCTTTGTGTAATGTCACCCAAATAACTTAAACTCTCTTAGCCTGGGCTGGGGAGAGAGTATGCATAGGAGTTAAAGCaattgcctggcatgcagttgaccctCTTCAATAGGTGGTCCCCCGAATAACCCTGGGAATGGTTACCAAGCAGAGAGCTGGGAGGAGCCTCTGGGCACTATACAGTGTGGCTCAACAACCAAACATAAATGGTCTTAGcctatttctttctcctctatAACATGGGAGACAAATCCATATTATCTCAAAAAAAGCATTTGTGGAGATTATCATTTAGTTAATATTAATTGTATaaccttgggccggagagatagcatggaggtaaggcattcgcctttcatgcagaaggtcattggttcgaatcccagcgtcccatatgcccccacccccaccccccgtgtctgccaggagcaatttctgagcatggagccaggagtaacccctgagcattgccgggtgtgacccccccaaaaattgtatAACCTCAAAACAAGTCCTCAAAAATAGCAGAGTATGttagtacttaaataaaatgaacaatgtATAggcatagttttttttgtttgtttgtttttcgtttttgggccacacccagtgatactcagaggttactcctggctatgagctcagaaattatccctgacttgggggacattttggggggtgaggagggaatcaaaccaatgtctttcctaggttagccgcctgcaaggcaaatgccttatcacttgtgtcaccactctggcaggcattattttgttttgttttgttttattttgttttggggtcacacccagcattgctcaggggttactcctggcaggctcgggggaccatatgggatgccgggatttgaactaccgtccttctgcatgcaaggcaaacgccttacctccatgctatctctctggcccccatgcatAGTTCTCTTAACTCAATCCTCAAAATAAGCTTTTCTAGTTAGTAAAAATGATTGTCTCCATTCCTCGACCAGGAAACTGAGATACATAGAGATTAAGAAATttgcccgggcccggagagatagcacagcagcgtttgccttgcaagcagccgatccaggaccaaaggtggttggttcgaatcccggtgtcccatatggtcccccgtgcctgccaggagctatttctgagcagacagccaggagtaacccctgagcaatgccggctgtgacccaaaaaccaaaaaaaaaaagaaatttgcctaAGACACCCTTTTAATTTATTAGGCTGTTTCATAGAGAACTGTTAGCAATTATTTCTAGGAAGAGAGGTGGTTAAAGGACTCTGTGAAGTAGAGAAAGAAGGATGTAAGTGATTTGGAAAGGGAAAGTTGTTTCAACTTTGGAGTTTGCTAGCCAAGAGATGGAAGGTTCCAAAGAGTGcatggtgttttatttttagggggcAGGCCACACGTGGACATaccagaggctactcctgactctttccAGTGGGTCACTTGTGGAGGTACTAAGGGAATATCGGCTGTGCCACGGATCTAATTGGATTGTGTTGTATACGAGGTAAGTGCTTTAAGTGTTGCACTATTCCTTTGGCCTACAAGAAACTAGGAATCTAAAGGAAAGAGTTCTGAAGTTACAAggtaaagagaataaaagaaaaatagataggctggagagatagcatggaggtagggcatttgccttgcatgcagaaggactttggttcgaatcccggcatcccatatggtcccctgagcctgccaggagggatttctgagtgtagagccaggaggaacccttgagcactgccgggtgtgataaaaaaaaataggggtgctagagtgatagcacagttacaaggtaaagagaataaaagaaaaatagataggctggagagatagcatggaggtagggcatttgccttgcatgtggccgacctgggttcgatctctggcatcccatataatccccaaagcctgccaggagtggtttctgagtgcagagccaggagtaaccctgagcaccacgagatgtgtcacaaaaatagaaaaaaaaaaaaaaaaagtaggtaacCAGGGGAGGTAGAATCTGAGACAGGAGGGAAAAACCTGTACCCAAATGGAAAGACTCTGGCTAAAGGAAAAGCACGCATGAGACTGCCAAACAATAGCTTGTGAGCAGGCAAACCTTGCCTGAATTAAAGCAGAGAGGGAATGAAGATGGGTTGGGTGGAGAAGGCAGTTCCCCCTCACCTGCATCTGGTGGCAGGTAGAAGACAATGATGGCCAGGAGGGTAATGAGGATACAGGGAGCAATGACGTTGACCAGGTAGAAGAGAGGCTTCCGGCGGATTATGAGGTAGAAGACGACTTCTTGATTCTGCTCTTTGCCCCCTCCCCTGGCGGTCACCACACGCTGGACCAGCCGAGACGGTTTGTGGATAATCTCCCACTGGCCGTTCTCTGGAGATAAAggggagagagcaagagaaggGAACATCGATGGGGAGCCTATCCATGGGGGGCAGGAATGACTGGCTCTGCCACATCCTAGAGTAGTGAgggagaggctgaagagatagcatggaggtagggtgtttgccttgcatgcagaaggacagtggttcgaatcccggcatcccatagggtcccccaagcctgccaggagcgatttcggagcgtagagctaggaggaacccctgaacgctgctgggtgtgaccccaaaacaaaaaaacaaagcatacactattgtgctcaggacttacttccagctctgttcaggtatcaggtgtgacccaaaaccccccaaaaatatgcacatatttatatattatttatttatatatttatatagagtgAGGGGTGATGTGATAAGGAACTAACAGGGACACTGGACTCTAAAGACTATCTCCAATAAATTTGAACACACCTCAATTTCCACATCTATAAATACCTATCTTGTTGGCACCACAGGGTTATAGTAGATACATCAGTCTGAGAAGAGGGGCGAGGAGGGATGGTTGTAGGTGTCCTGCCCACTCACCAATGAAGGTCCCTTCGTGCAAGTGGATTTCCTGTCGCTCTTGCCCATCAGGACCAAAGCCAGTCTGCAGACTGACTTCTGAACTATCATAGCTGTAGGAACTGAACACCATAGTACAGTTCTGCCAGTCGAAGGGAAAGTAGGTGACCTGCATAGATAGGACAGTCACTGGCAAGACTGGAGGGATAGGAgaaaggtaaggtacttgccttgcatgcagctgacccgggttcaaccctcagcatcccatagagtccacGCCCACTGGGAGTtattccagagtgcagaacccagaatagcccttgagcactgccaggtgtggccccaaaatcaataaaatagggGCGGgggcccgggaaggtggcgctacacgttaggtgtctgccttgcaagcggatggaccgcggttcgatcccccggtgtcccatatggtcccccaagccaggggtgatttctgagcgcatagccaggagtaacccctgagcgtcaaacgggtgtggcccaaaaaccaaaaaaaaaaaaaaaaaaagaaaataggggcggGAGCTAAAGCACAGTGGgcgggatgcttgccttgcatgcagccaatgtagatttgatccctggcatcccatatggtcccccatgcccaccagaaatgattcctgagtacagagccaggagtaactcctgagcactgctgggtgtggtccaaacatgaaaataaataaataaataatgaaataataaataataatgaatcaCTAGAGCTGCCAGATTAGGCCTGAAGGAGTTTGGCAGTTACTGGGGAGGTCGTAGGGCAGAGAGGGACCAGAGGATAAGGGAACACCAAGGAGACAAGGATAAGCAAAAGAAAGTCTACAGGGATGTACAGAGGACTGGGAAGATTCTAAGGGGAAAATTTGATAATATTGGAAAATGAAGGGGCTGGGTCATTTAGGAAGGCTGAAAATAAAGTGTACAGAAGAGATGGAACTTCAATCAAAGGTTAGAAGGGTTAggtccagagggatagcacagtggtaaggcatttgtttgcttggcacgcagccaacacagtacagaccccagtttgaatcctggcatcccatatggtcccccaagtctgccaggagcaacttctgagggcagacccaggagtaacccctcagtgcctctgggtgtgaccccaaaataaaaccaaaaaaaagttagaagGGCAAAAGAGATTGGGGGGTAATGAGAGATCATAGAAATGCAATGGTAATGCTGAGAGTCAAGACTGTCAGAGAGAAAAGGGTTTCTAAGAGTGTCTTTAGCTTCTCAGGAGAAGGCAGGGGGAGACCTGGATGCTGCAGCTACTTCGGTAGACTCCTGGGGGCTGCCAGCGCACGGACCCATCAGGGGACACCACGACGTTAATGTCCAGAGCCACGTCAAAGTTCCCGTCGTTGCTGCAGGAAAGAAATCTTCTCCATCTAGgaccaagcccccccccccccgcagaggGTCCACCCCAGGCCCAGCCTTTGGGGAAATCCTACTTGTTCAGGAGGACCACATCTGGAAGCCACACAGAAGGGGCTGGAAGGCGGAGGGAAGCGATGCCCTCGTGCTGCTCCGGGTCCCAGCTGAGTCTATAGTCTGTCCACTCCTAGGAAAGCAGAGACGAGGAGCTGTCCTAGGCTGAAGGACACTGAGGTACCTGCAGGAAGTCTGAGAAAGGAGAGTGAGGGAGCCCAACAGTATACATCtgggtggttcttttttttttttaatttttttttttttttttttttttggtttttgggccacacctggcggtgctcaggggttactcctggctgtctgctcagaaatagctcctggcaggcacgggggaccatatgggacaccgggattcaaaccaaccacctatggtcctggatcggctgcttgcaaggcaaacgccgctgcgctatctctccgggccctttttttaatttttttaaacttgattgattgattggccacacctggcagtgctcaggggttactcctggctctgcactcagaaatctccccgggcaggctgggggaccatatgggatgctggaaatcgaactgggtccctcccagttggctgcttgcaaggcaaacgccctactgctatgctatctctctggccttatttGGGCGGTTCTGATTCAAGATCCACCTGTACTAGCTGGGATCTGACCATCTGATTTCTTCTCCCCTCTGTATGGTACCCCAAATAGTGGCCTCAGTTGATGTTAAAACTTTTGTTCAGGgtccagacagatagcacagaggcacttgccttgcaagcagtggacccaggacctaaggtggttggtttgaatcccggcgtcccatatggtcccctgtgcctgccaggagctatttctgagcagacatccaggagtaacccctgagcactgccaggtgtgaccccccaaaaaaagattttgtttgtttggttgtcaCACAAAGCGATGTTccaggtttattcctagctctgcactcaggggtcactcctggttggcttcgGAGATCATTTGGTCAGTTGGGGATCTAGTCTGGGTTTGTCACATGCCCTACCCATAGCATTATTGCTCCTGTGTTAAAACATATTATTTCCAGTGTTAACCATTTTAAGCAGGGcagggagaagaaaacaaaattaagcatGATCAAAGGGGTCAGAGCGTTGGTGGAggcagtaaggtgttttccttgctctAGGCtaactaggatggaccgcagttcgatcccccagcgtcccatatggtcccccaagccaggagcgatttctgagggcacaaccaggagtaacccctgagtgtcactgggtgtggtcccccccaaaaatagcatggccaaaaaccaaaacaaggaaaaacaaaacaaaactaaaaacaaaacacatgtacttaggggttactcctggctatgtactcagaaactgctcctggctttgggggaccataagggactctggggattgaacccaggtccatcctaggtcagctccgGCCTCAACATCTGTACTTTATAAACACTTTTTTTAAGttatcttttttagttttaagCTACAtacaggggtgctcaggggttacttgtggttctgcactcagaaattattgctggcaggcttagagaaccatatgggatgccaggaatcaaaccagagcaggttatttgcaaggcaaacatcctaccctctgtgctgtcactctgtcCACCCAAATTTAAATGGGAGTCTAGAGActtagtacaagggttaaggcatttgtattgcatgtggcagatctgggTTCTGTCCCTCACTTTGGAGCAACCCCCTACAAGCAGAGAACCTGGAGTAGCCCCAGTCACTGTCCAGAGTGGCTGAAAATTTTCCCCAAAATTAAGTAAATGCATGAgaggtatgaaaaataaaaaacgtggggctggagcaatagcacagcagtagggcatttgccttgcatgtggctgacccaggatgcacctacattttgatccccggcatcccatatgattgcccaaacctgccaggagtgatttctgagcacagaactaggagtaatccctgagtgccatcaggtgtggccgaaaaaaatgaaagagaaagaaagaaagaaagaaagaaagaaagaaagaaagaaagaaagaaagaaagaaagaaagaaagaaagaaagaaagaaagaaagaaagaaagaaagaagaaagaaagaaagagagagaaagaaggaaggaaggaaaggaaggaaggaaggaaggaaagaaggaaagaaggaaggaaggaagaaaagaaggagaaagaaagaaggcctcatgccaggcaagtgacctatctgctgtactatatctccagccccttgttttagttttaaagtctattttgtttgtttgtttgttttgggtcacacccagcggcgctcaggagttactcctggatctgcactcggaagtcactcctggcaggctcaggggatcataagggatgccgggatttgaaccagtgtccatcctgtgttggctgcgtgcaaggcaaatgccctgccactgtgctatcgctccggcctcttAGAGTCTATTTTTTGAGGTCAcgatgcaaaagaaaaaaagtccaaATGTGTAGGATATTCAATCAAATTGTCCCAAAGGGGCGGCAGGACGCCTTTCCACCTCGCAGGGTCTCCTTACCAGATCTAAGTACACCTTTGTGCTCATCTCTTCATCCTTTTcgttctgaaaggaaaaaaaaaataaggttaaatTTTATGAGTGGGGAGAAGAGGGCTCCATGGTTAAGCTCTCCCTGGAAAACTCCCCAAGAGGAGTTTAAGATCCAAGCCCCACCCCTAGGAGCTATATTTGCTTAAGCCCTGTTTCCGTTTCAGAAGCTTCAAGTTGGCTTGACTCAGTTGCCTGAAGATGCCATCACCCGTCCACACTCAGCCCAGTCTTCCCTCAGCTCCCTTGGGGGCCCTTTGCACAACTGGATGTTCACTAAACTCTACATTTTTGCACAAGGTCCGGCACCAAGCCCCGCCCAGCTATGACCCTAACTTTCAAGTCCTTCTTCAGTCCCAGTCCATCAGCCACAACACTACTGGAGGTGCTAACCACGGGACCTGGAGACCCTCTCTGCTCTTTCTTTGACCTGCCCAAGTCTCGCCCACATATCTCATCAATCCCTTTATCAGCCTGGCATCACCCGACTCGCCAGCAGGCATTTGCACCCCCAAGGTCCCTGCCTTAAGGCCTTAAGCCACGCACCCCTAGTGGCCCATAGGCCTGACCACAGTTACCCTTGTGGAACCTCACCAGGCTGATGAGTTGTGCCAGGCTCAGGCCAATGCTGACCTCCACACGGTCCCCCACCTTCTGAGCTGGCCGCACCGAGGGGTCATAACCAGAGAAAAGTTTGTCCCGGAGCTGACTCTCTGCCTCCAGATCACTGATGCCTGGAGGACCAAGAGCATTGAGTGAAGTCATGGTGGTCAGCCACGGATCCTGGACTGTCGTCGTGAAATTATTGAGGCCCAGACTTACCCCGGGCGAGTGGCACCCCTGAAGTCcccagcaacagcagcagcagcagccctgGGGTCATAGCCTGGCCGAGCAGCTCAACAGACTTGCCTCAGAGAGCCGCCTGGACAGTCAGCAGGGCCAGCACAGGGGAAGTGACTGGCCTCCGAAGAATGTGCACCTGTTACTGGAGGGAGGGGACAGCTATGGCGCCCACCTGCTCCGCCTCTGGGCCTTGGGCCCACCCCGACAACTGCCAGCGCCCGCCACCCGCCACTCAAGGAAGACAGACAACAAGTGCGTTGTATAAATCTTTTTAATAGAGAAAGCGAGGAGTGGATATCCAGTCCCTTGGGGCAGCGCCCAGAGATGGGTGGAGCCTGAGCAGGGATTTGTGTGGGTGAGGGGAGCATCTACCCCCCTGGAAACAGAGCCAGAAACAGAGCCTGAGGAAAAACGACCTCCTTCCTCGCCCTTTTTTTTCAGGGCCTCCTCGGTTTACTTGGCCTAAGTTTGAGCCTACTCAGAGTCTCCCTTTGGAGGCATCAGTGGGTCCCTTTTCCTAGGCCTGCCTCTagctctctttgtttttttcctcccaGAGAAATCTAATCAGGCCCTTTCTGGGTACCTAAAACCCAGCTATGGCTATAAGCTTTAAGGTTAAGCAGAATCTATTCGGTTAGAAGCACTAGAGGTGTAATGAGGTCTAGAGTTCAAGAGGCCTTTACCCTTCTTGACCTGACTGACTGTAGGGGTGAAGGGTGGTGGGACTTACTGTGGAATAGGTTTTCGTTACTAGGATGGTCACAGCTGTCTCCTGTTTGTCCTTTTTATTCTAGACCCATTACCCTAAAGACCTCAACTTTAAAGAGGACCTGGAAGAAATTCTTGCTGAGGTAGCTAAGTTTGCCTATCCCCCACCCTCCAACCCAGGTACAGATTCAATCAAGCCATGGTTAAGACCCCTTCCTCATCCCTACTTCCAACTGTGAGCAAGAATTCCTTTCAAAACTTCTCCACCCATCCTCATATTTTGTCTCCCTGGCAGACCTCTGTTGAGTGGCAAGaactaaaaactgaaaataacatTAGTGTTCTATAGGAAGACTAAGATTTCTTTTTAACTACCTAAGAAAATCAAGAGGTGGTTCTTGATTTATTCTGAAATTATTTCCTTATGAATTATGgctggttttgtttttccctCCCATAGCTCattcttaaaaaatatcattAGAGAAAGTGGGCGGTTGGGTCTAGAATATACTCTAGAGCAAATATGGCTATATTGACTTCAGTCCAATCATGGAGGGTAAGACTAAGGATTGTGTCTTCTATCCTAGAACTGAGATTCAGAGGAAGTATAATTCTTTGTGTTTTTAGAACACCGTACTACGGGGTTGGTTGTCTCTGGGATAAGAAAGTTAGACTTGGAGTAGAGAGAGAGCTCGGTgttctggagcacatgctttgcatgcagaaggtccaggtttgatacccggcatcatatggttccccgaggaCCACTAGGAGCAATCCCCAAGCACcagctgggaatagcccctgagcaccaccgggtatggcccaattttttttattttattaaaaaaaagaagagaaaaaaagtcaaactTGTGGTCATTTGAGACTTGTGGTCATTCAGACCAAAGCCAACAACTGGGCAGGGTTCAAAGACAGCTTCTCTCTACTTGAAAATGAGGGGTCCCTCTGGGTCAAGGACAGAAGCCTGATGGATCCAGAATGGAGCCCGGCAGCATATCTGCATTCTAGTA contains:
- the CHRNB1 gene encoding acetylcholine receptor subunit beta; the protein is MTPGLLLLLLLGTSGVPLARGISDLEAESQLRDKLFSGYDPSVRPAQKVGDRVEVSIGLSLAQLISLNEKDEEMSTKVYLDLEWTDYRLSWDPEQHEGIASLRLPAPSVWLPDVVLLNNNDGNFDVALDINVVVSPDGSVRWQPPGVYRSSCSIQVTYFPFDWQNCTMVFSSYSYDSSEVSLQTGFGPDGQERQEIHLHEGTFIENGQWEIIHKPSRLVQRVVTARGGGKEQNQEVVFYLIIRRKPLFYLVNVIAPCILITLLAIIVFYLPPDAGEKMGLSIFALLTLTVFLLLLADKVPETSLSVPIIIKYLMFTMILVTFSVILSVLVLNLHHRSPHTHQMPLWVYQIFIQKLPRYLGLKRPKSEKDQMTEPPSLILKDLPGSDWGWRTDEYFIRKPPNDFLFPKPNRFQPELPGPERRRCIDIPTRAAGLPPELLEVVSSISFIARQLQEQEDQDALTEDWQFVAMVVDRLFLWIFIIFTSVGTLVIFLDATYHLPPENPFP